From the genome of Acropora palmata chromosome 4, jaAcrPala1.3, whole genome shotgun sequence, one region includes:
- the LOC141880181 gene encoding heart- and neural crest derivatives-expressed protein 2-like, producing MDDHEAERTDLNDTESTPACRPEVIGGYRRRKAKPKSATSRKERRRTQNINAAFEDLRKHIPNVPSDTKLSKIKTLKLAMSYIHHLEHQLEDEAREGQEIGTPTAQSSPDETSHSDNNMAQANYSCNSNNDQVDSPKSDDEKQSYTAPPRRSSRTGWPQHVWALELMGNLKQQSVA from the exons atggaCGATCACGAAGCCGAGAGGACCGATCTCAACGACACTGAAAGCACTCCTGCTTGTAGACCAGAAGTTATTGGTGGCTATCGAAGACGAAAAGCTAAACCCAAGAGTGCAACGAGCAGGAAGGAGCGGAGGCGAACTCAAAACATCAACGCTGCGTTTGAGGACTTGAGGAAACACATTCCCAATGTTCCATCTGACACTAAGTtgtcaaaaatcaaaactcTTAAGCTTGCAATGAGTTACATTCATCATTTGGAACATCAACTGGAGGACGAGGCTCGCGAGGGCCAGGAAATTGGAACGCCTACTGCACAATCAAGTCCCGATGAAACGAGTCACTCTGACAATAACATGGCCCAGGCGAATTATTCCTGCAACAGCAACAACGACCAAGTGGATTCACCAAAg agTGATGATGAAAAACAGAGCTACACCGCTCCACCTCGTCGCAGCTCGAGAACAGGTTGGCCACAGCATGTCTGGGCTCTGGAACTCATGGGCAACCTCAAACAACAATCGGTCGCGTAA